From a region of the Torulaspora globosa chromosome 7, complete sequence genome:
- the RKM3 gene encoding protein-lysine N-methyltransferase (ancestral locus Anc_3.231), giving the protein MNLVELPPIVLSLMSNTLCDDLSGVLQFVRDCRDSFWSPECEIRESPVGGVGVFAGTDIRKGSTLLKLPKSSLFSASNSTIANLLLDDEIDGILALNIAFIYETTVFREKSHWVPYLKSIRICDEQQQLVLPPGYWSDEAKRCLRGSTLDTLHDGLRSETEVQEGFELAVDLARKWNQEFGLPIPQGYLDVRPDDRDDTILKFHRFVATAYAMSSRVFEIDAYHGSALVPIADLFNHSTTAPDVRFTSLYEVCPLCGEPGMCKHLVAEAALEAQENGGSSPPGSDAESSDEEHDPSNEDELVDITLERDVKKGQEIFNSYGELSNALLLARYGFTVRNNPHDMVHLGNEVRALVRTHGRYAARTQWWSRTGWKAYSRWSAAEVQTPWLSEIFVDSRGQPSDPLAAFLNLLEMPETQWLQLRSAPTPSNAPVHQLQDMGDVGTRAHLLRLLAYKKLSWRPSPGGVPPAARVILHSERTILRRARSRMYRRNSSRYTD; this is encoded by the coding sequence GCCGGAGTGTGAAATAAGAGAGTCTCCAGTAGGTGGTGTTGGTGTGTTCGCTGGCACGGACATTAGGAAGGGGAGTACTTTGTTGAAGCTTCCGAAATCGAGCCTGTTTTCGGCGTCGAATAGCACAATAGCGAACTTGCTGCTCGATGACGAGATTGATGGGATTCTGGCGTTGAACATCGCTTTTATATATGAGACGACGGTGTTCAGAGAAAAAAGCCACTGGGTTCCCTATCTGAAGAGTATACGCATTTGCGatgagcagcagcagctggtgCTGCCGCCTGGTTACTGGAGCGACGAGGCCAAGAGATGTCTGCGGGGCTCAACCTTGGATACGCTGCACGATGGACTGAGATCGGAGACGGAGGTGCAGGAAGGGTTTGAGCTGGCTGTCGATTTAGCCAGGAAATGGAACCAGGAGTTCGGTCTTCCGATTCCCCAGGGGTATCTCGACGTTCGGCCGGACGACAGAGACGACACCATCCTGAAGTTCCACAGATTTGTCGCGACAGCGTATGCGATGTCTTCTAGGGTCTTCGAGATAGACGCGTATCATGGGAGCGCGCTGGTGCCGATCGCGGACCTGTTCAACCACAGCACGACGGCGCCCGACGTTCGTTTTACCTCGCTCTACGAGGTGTGCCCGCTGTGCGGCGAGCCGGGCATGTGCAAGCATCTGGTGGCCGAGGCCGCGCTGGAGGCGCAGGAGAACGGCGGCTCGTCGCCGCCGGGCTCTGACGCCGAGTCCAGCGACGAGGAGCACGACCCGTCCAACGAAGACGAGCTGGTGGACATAACGCTCGAGCGGGACGTCAAGAAGGGCCAGGAGATCTTCAATTCGTACGGCGAGCTGTCCAACGCGCTTCTCCTGGCTCGCTACGGCTTCACCGTGCGGAACAACCCTCACGACATGGTCCATCTGGGCAACGAGGTCAGGGCGCTGGTACGAACGCACGGACGCTACGCGGCGAGGACCCAGTGGTGGAGCCGAACCGGCTGGAAGGCGTACTCCCGCTGGAGCGCCGCCGAAGTGCAAACGCCCTGGCTGTCGGAGATCTTCGTCGACTCGCGGGGCCAGCCCTCGGACCCGCTGGCAGCATTCCTCAATCTACTCGAGATGCCAGAAACGCAATGGCTGCAGCTACGCAGCGCTCCCACCCCCAGCAACGCCCCTGTCCACCAGCTACAAGACATGGGCGACGTCGGAACCAGAGCCCACCTCCTACGACTCCTTGCCTACAAGAAACTTTCGTGGCGTCCGTCGCCAGGCGGCGTCCCGCCTGCTGCCAGAGTTATCCTCCACTCTGAACGCACAATACTGCGCAGGGCACGGTCCAGAATGTACCGACGC